The Vitis vinifera cultivar Pinot Noir 40024 chromosome 8, ASM3070453v1 genome segment GGGTAGTAAATGCAAATTTTaagatatcatatatcataaagAAATGTATATCTCATGATATAACTTTCAATGAAATATAACGgatattaaattcaataaacatAATATTCTACTATAACATATCCAATGcgatatattatattatatttatatttagtttataaaataattaaatataatatatattattttgtaatattttatcaGGTTGAATATGTGTTAAAATAGGTAATAGGATGACTTATCTTATCCCAACATAGAGTAGGATATGTATTCATACTATATCTaacaaatcaaacataatttaagaTTTGATTGGCAAgataagataaatatatatatattataaaatatcatatactAGAAAATGCATATTTTATGATATGATTTTAAGTGGGATATGATATgccttgaaaattaaatataatggATATGATATCTCAATGTAGTATATCCAATAGGATTTATTATGTTAtgcttatatttaatttataatatggataaaataaaataaaatggaacatatgtcattttttcaatttttaaaataaaaaatattgcattataatattttttatttaaaatatatgaaacttctcctatatttaacaatattcatgattaaaatatttaaactttataaataaaaaaaattatattatgttattcaatatataaaataatatatatatatatatatatatattttagttcaaaattaacttattttatgtataaattatataaaaaagatagataatatATTTCATCATTAATTCTATCttatgtttaattaaatatatgacatgataattaataaaagataaaataatttattatattttatccgACCAAGTAAGATATTATACGATATTTCATCTTTTATCGTATCCTATGCAGCCAACCAAAAGAAAGGTTTGCCACAAGTATTTGTAGGCTCAAGGTAGGGTCTTCTATTGTCATCGTCACTAATCCATATTATTTGTCACAATTAATAATTCAATTCATTAATCAATTTTACATAttccaatatttaaaaataaaataaaataaaataatagattataAAATCTTACTCGATTGAAAAAATGATAACTTCATCCACGACGGTAATAAAATatactcaattttatttttctaaaaaaattaaactaagagGATCATAATTGTTGCTTATAAATGGACACGTCCATGTAACCGGACACGCGTGCTACGCAGGAGCAGCACATGTCCATGCAATGCACAAAGCATGCCACGTTTCCCACACGCTACCAGCACATCCACACTCCTACTGTGCtggacatatatatatatatatatatatgactccGAAATACTCCCACATTGCTTTATCCACAGCCCCCAGCATCCCATTCCGCAGGAAGAGGCGATATTAATGAAATCTTGTATTTGTTCACCTCCATGGGAGGTCCTCCTCCTGGTGGCTCACTACCTTGACCCAAAAGCCCTAGCTATATCATCCTGTGTCTCCAGGTCATGGTCCATCTCCATGTCCTCCGACCACCTCTGGCAGCCCATCTGCTCTGCCCACTTCCCCTCCCTCTGCAACCTCCGCGCCGCGGACCCCACCGTCCCCTACCGCCGCCTCTACGCTATCGGCTACGTCTCTGTGAAGCGCCGCCTCCGGAGCCCCTCCAAGCCCCGGCTCTCCCTCGATGACGTCGTTTTCGCAATCGACGTCCAGTGCAGGGATTCCGGCATCGTGACCATTGCGAAACCGGCGAGCGACCTGGAGCCAGACCCCAACGGTCTGTTTCGGTTTGATATGGAGGTGTGCGAGCCGCCGAGGATGGCGAAAGTGTTGGCCGGAGTGAGGGTTATGTGGAGTGTGGTGTTGAAAGGGTGGCAGGGGGTCTTCTCTATGATGGAGTATAAGGGGAAGGGGAGCTTTGTTCCGGACGTGGAGGGGTGGTTCTCGAGTGAGCTGCCGGCGCCGGTGTGTTGCTCGGGTAGGGTGGGAAGTGGGCTGGTGGCGGATTTGAGGTTGGGGTTTTGTGAGGCTGAAGATGGGAGAGGAGGGAGGGTGAGAGTGGGGAAGGTGGGAGTGGGTGTGTTGAGTGTAGTGAGCTGGAGATATGTGAGTGTTGATGATGCTCTCAGGTACTTGCAGCATTTTCTTTCACCCTCTCATGACTGATGAGTAGAAATGCACCTCTGCCTCAGTGTATATCTATAATGCCTCTATTTATATTATCATGTTATTATCTACGTGTGCGCTTGAGAGTTGGGACTCTGTTTTTGTATTAACAAATTTTGGATGTAAAGTTTCAGCGTTTCAAGAAACCTAAATTTCCTTGGGTGAAAGTTAGAGCATGGTTTCAGTGTAAAACACAGAATGGAAAATAACAGTCTTTTTTATCGTTTTCTTCGTTATATTTaactataatttaaaaataaataaattgaatatttgtattagaagtttaatattaaatgaaataaaattgtaagatACTGtacaataaataattataaattattttggtatttaaaaaataaaaaataaggaggaaatata includes the following:
- the LOC100250432 gene encoding probable F-box protein At5g04010, whose translation is MKSCICSPPWEVLLLVAHYLDPKALAISSCVSRSWSISMSSDHLWQPICSAHFPSLCNLRAADPTVPYRRLYAIGYVSVKRRLRSPSKPRLSLDDVVFAIDVQCRDSGIVTIAKPASDLEPDPNGLFRFDMEVCEPPRMAKVLAGVRVMWSVVLKGWQGVFSMMEYKGKGSFVPDVEGWFSSELPAPVCCSGRVGSGLVADLRLGFCEAEDGRGGRVRVGKVGVGVLSVVSWRYVSVDDALRYLQHFLSPSHD